A window of the Camelus ferus isolate YT-003-E chromosome 22, BCGSAC_Cfer_1.0, whole genome shotgun sequence genome harbors these coding sequences:
- the KLHL26 gene encoding LOW QUALITY PROTEIN: kelch-like protein 26 (The sequence of the model RefSeq protein was modified relative to this genomic sequence to represent the inferred CDS: deleted 1 base in 1 codon) yields MFTGGMREASQDVIELKGVSARGLQHIIDFAYSAEVTLDLDCVQDVLGAAVFLQMLPVVELCEEFLKAAMSVETCLNIGHMATTFSLASLKESVDTFTFRHFLQIAEEEDFLHLPLERLVFFLQSNRLQSCAEIDLFRAAVRWLQHDPARRLRASHVLCHIRFPLMRSSDLVDSVQTLDIMVEDVLCRQYLLEAFNYQVLPFRQHEMQSPRTAVRSDVPSLVAFGGTPYTDSDRSVSSKVYQLPEPGARHFRELTEMEVGCSHTCVAVLDNFVYVAGGQHLQYRSGEGAVDACYRYDPHLNRWLRLQAMQESRIQFQLNVLCGMVYATGGRNRAGSLASVERYCPRRNEWGYACSLKRRTWGHAGASAGGRLYISGGYGISVEDKKALHCYDPEADQWEFKAPMSEPRVLHAMVGAGGRIYALGGRMDHVDRCFDVLAVEYYVPEADQWTSVSPMRAGQSEAGCCLLDRKIYIVGGYNWRLNNVTGIVQVYNTETDEWERDLHFPESFAGIACAPVLLPRAGIRR; encoded by the exons ATGTTCACGGGCGGCATGAGGGAGGCAAGCCAGGATGTTATCGAGCTGAAGGGCGTGTCAGCCCGCGGCCTGCAACACATCATCGACTTCGCCTATAGTGCC GAGGTGACGCTGGACCTGGACTGTGTGCAGGACGTGCTGGGCGCAGCTGTGTTCCTGCAGATGCTGCCTGTGGTGGAGCTGTGTGAGGAGTTCCTCAAGGCCGCCATGAGCGTGGAGACCTGCCTCAACATCGGCCACATGGCCACCACCTTCAGCCTGGCCTCGCTCAAGGAATCGGTGGATACCTTCACCTTCCGGCACTTCCTGCAGATTGCTGAGGAGGAGGACTTCCTGCACCTGCCGCTGGAGCGCCTGGTCTTCTTCCTGCAGAGCAACCGGCTGCAGAGCTGTGCAGAGATCGACCTGTTCCGCGCGGCTGTCCGCTGGCTGCAGCATGACCCTGCCAGGCGGCTGCGCGCCAGCCACGTGCTCTGCCACATCCGCTTCCCGCTCATGCGGTCATCAGACCTGGTGGATAGCGTGCAGACGCTGGATATCATGGTGGAGGACGTGCTGTGCCGCCAGTACCTCCTGGAGGCCTTCAACTACCAGGTGCTACCCTTCCGGCAGCATGAGATGCAGTCTCCGCGCACAGCTGTGCGCTCAGACGTGCCCTCACTGGTTGCCTTCGGCGGCACGCCCTACACCGACAGCGACCGCTCCGTCAGTAGCAAGGTGTACCAGCTGCCAGAGCCGGGCGCCCGCCACTTCCGCGAGCTTACAGAGATGGAGGTCGGCTGCAGCCACACGTGCGTGGCTGTGCTGGACAACTTTGTGTACGTGGCGGGGGGCCAGCACCTGCAGTACCGCAGTGGCGAGGGTGCTGTGGATGCCTGCTACCGCTATGACCCCCACCTGAACCGCTGGCTGCGCCTGCAGGCCATGCAGGAGAGCCGGATCCAGTTCCAGCTGAACGTGCTGTGCGGCATGGTGTATGCCACGGGTGGCCGCAACCGGGCTGGCAGCCTGGCCTCGGTGGAGCGGTATTGCCCGCGGCGCAACGAGTGGGGCTATGCCTGCTCGCTGAAGCGCCGCACATGGGGCCACGCAGGCGCCTCGGCTGGGGGCCGCCTCTACATCTCGGGAGGCTATGGTATCTCAGTGGAGGACAAGAAGGCCTTGCACTGCTATGATCCTGAGGCCGACCAGTGGGAGTTCAAGGCGCCCATGAGTGAGCCCCGAGTGCTCCATGCCATGGTGGGTGCTGGCGGCCGCATCTATGCCCTGGGTGGCCGCATGGACCATGTTGACCGTTGCTTCGACGTGCTGGCGGTGGAGTACTACGTGCCCGAGGCGGACCAGTGGACCAGCGTGAGCCCCATGCGGGCAGGCCAGTCAGAGGCCGGCTGCTGCCTGCTGGACAGGAAGATCTACATCGTTGGGGGCTACAACTGGCGACTCAACAACGTGACAGGCATTGTGCAGGTGTATAACACCGAGACGGACGAGTGGGAGCGTGACCTGCACTTCCCAGAGTCCTTTGCAGGCATCGCCTGTGCCCCTGTCCTGCTGCCCCGGGCTGGAATCAGGAGGTAG